DNA from Musa acuminata AAA Group cultivar baxijiao chromosome BXJ1-5, Cavendish_Baxijiao_AAA, whole genome shotgun sequence:
GTATTGGTCTGCAGGATTTATTGGAGCTAAGTACATATCCAGAAAGTGTATCAAGCATCCGTGAAGGgaataaaaacatacatatgaaagTGATCTACATGGTAAAGAAGACTTAGTTATCAGTCTAGGTGAATAAGAATGTAGTCTTTTTATGAGGATCACGGTATTCCACTATGTATAAAGAtgtcaacaagaaaaaaaaaacactatcatGTTAGAAGATTCACATTTACCTGATGCATCATAAAAGCGGCAATTGCCTGCCATGGTGCCAATAACTGCTCCCTGCACAAAAGGGAaacattttttttatagaaagtcTCACAATGACAAAACTCTTTAAGAACAACTACAAAGAACAGTATCAACACACCTTTCCATCAGGACGGTAGCAAACTGCAGTGACTATTTCTCTAGTATCAACCCAACCCACAACACGACATACTGAAATTTCCCATATACGAACTTTACCATCAACGGAGCCACTGATGAAGTAGGCCTCATTTATAGGATTAAACTGCACACATGTCACTGCATAATTCATCGGATGATGCAAAAGAACTTGTGAGACCAACGAACTGACTGGAGCTAAAATTATGTGAATGACAGATAATGGCAACATAACAACATCAAAGGGAATTACCTACCGTAATCATTGTGAGGGAATATTTTGACACAGTCTTCGGAACCAACTTGCCACATGCGAACAGTTTTGTCCATGGATGATGATAGTAAGCACTGACAAAAGCATAAATCTCACAATCAGAAAAAGATTCGTGCAATACTAAAAGTCTATATCAATAAATTATCCTTCAGTATAGAAGCAAAGTGTAAAAATGTTAACTGACCTTATTATTTGACCATGAAATATCCAAAACATCCCCATCATGCCCATGGAACTCATGAAGTGGTTCCTCAGACAACTGAAAAGCTTCAGGAGGAATGACAACACACACTGGATCTGAAGTTATTCTTGTGCTTCTGGACTTCAATTTTTTCTCTTCGTCAACATAGAGAGGAGTTAACTCAGAAGTGTCATTCACTGTGAAGTATATGCATGAAGGATCATCTCCAAGAATGTCTTTTTCATCTGTTCTTTCACATTCCGTTACATACCACACACGCACAACTCCATCTTCACCTCCGGTAGCTAAATACTGACCATCGGGGCTAAACTTCATGGTTAAGATGGCACCATTATGGGCTTTGAAATCTTGCCGCTTGTAGACTGCAGATAATTCCTTTGATCGCTTCTTGTAAGGATGGACTTTGACCCTTTGAGTCTTAGTACTTCCACCCCTGCAAAAGTTAGAAAAATTGGAACTACACTTGTCCCCTTGCCTATCCAACATGCAAGCAGCAGCACCCAATCTTCTGAGCCATCCAATCTTTGTCCTTTCTACTGACTTCTTAGATATGATTGATGCATCATCTTCTTTCCTCATAAGCTGCTGGGTCAAGGATGATGGACCAAAATTTCTCTCAAGTTCATGAAGTGTTGAACTCCTATTATAACCAACTTCATGAAGGCTTCTTAAGCTACCATCTTTGCCTAAATTATTCGCACTGCATGATGCACCCATCTCCTCATTGGACAAGCTGGACATAGAACAATTGCCCCCTGAACAAGGGCTTCTTAGCACAGCACCACTGTCTGACATGACTCTACCAATATCCGGCTCAATATCACCATCCACCTTTAGCTCTTCATCAGGACTATCTGATTCTTCAGGGGAGCTGTTCATCATATCCACACCAAAAATTTTCATGAACTTGTCCCGCCGTTCCCTCACGCTGACAGGATCCTTGATCCAGACCTGGGGAACAACCCGTGGCCAACTGATGAATTGGTCTTCAGGGAACAAACCATTATCCGCCAGGCTCCCGGGACACGAATCGGAGACAGACGAGACGTAGTCTCTCGAGTCGAAGAACacttcatcctcttcttcttgtaAGGTGAAATCTTGAGCCATGATTTATCACTTTAGAACCATGCGACAAGGAAGTACATCTCAGTATAACATCCCGCTGCCCTTATAAACAGCAAGCAAGGGGAGGATAAACAAAAGGATCAAATCTCTGCAAAATCTCCATCTCGGAATGCTAAGATTCAACACCTCCGACCCGAGCAGTGGAGGCAACGAATCTAGACTCTCTGTTGCTTCCCATTACAACTAAGTAAGACACGGTTCGTATTAAAAAGGAGAGTAGGACATGCCGACTTCGACAAATCTATGAACGGGGCCTTGATCTCCGACACCAATTAAGGATAATTAGAAAGCCCGAACCACGAAACGGAGAAATGCTCATCAAAATCCGATTTTGACGAAGTAGAACTGGAAATCACATCAAAAGAAACGATCTTGACCAAGAAAATAAGATAAAACCGATCCAGAAAGGAAGCATAACCAGAAGAGAGTAGGAGAGAAGAGGATGCTCACCTGGCCTCCCATTAAAAAGCTGGGGAACCGCCGTCAGATCCAAGCAACCTTTCTCCCTCCGGGCCGGCCACCAAACCTTTCCAATTTCCTCACGTTCTCTGTCGATTGGACGAACCTCGGCACTAAAAAATTCAACTTCTACCCCATTAAAAAAAACGAATTTGGACTAAATAAATCGGATAAGGGGGAGTGGAGCCTCGATCTCCGAGATCGGGTGGCCCGAGGACCGCGATTTGGAGGGTTTTGGGCGAGCTCTGGCCCCGTCCTCCTCGTCGCCCTCCCGAATCTGGTGCTGCCTTCGCTCTCAGTTCTCCGTGTCACACTTCCGCTTGAATTGAATTCGTTCTTTTCCTCTGCTAGTAATCGATCGGGCTTCCCGTACGGCCACCAAATGAATGGATTGAGGTCGCCCACTGTTTGATCCCTGACCTCCTCGTGGCCACCACGCCCTTCCTCTTTTACCCAGTCCCGAGTGGGAAGCAGCCGAAGTAACCCTCCCATGTGGTAGAATTAATACCCCTTTGCGGCCCCTGACATTGCTTTTCCTTCCAAAAACATTTTAAGCGATCTTTATAAAAGAAATTGTTTTCAGTTTTTGAttttaatagaaaaatatttttgatggtgACAACATTGAGCGTCAATTCCATCCTTCACCCGCATCGCTCATAACCCATCACCTATGGATCGATTTTTGTCGTTTATTATCGTCCCAATACCACCTACAATTATTGTCATCGCCAACCTCCGACATCTAATTATGATCACCAATTGTTGATTTTGTTTTTTCCTATCAACCAATGGGAGAGAAACGCTTCGAAGAATATCCTCCAACATAACGAAAAgtagagaaaataaaattaatgaaATCAAATGTTGACGTGCGAGTGGGTCCCCCTCTCTAAGGTCCAATTATTTGATGGCGATATGACACGCGGCGACTCATCGTCCCACGCTCCCCGAAACATCGCGGTAGGCCGCAACGGGACAAAACGGCACATACAAGCCAAATCACAAGGGAGAAGGACTCGGGGCCGTCGAACACCGCGGGCCCCGGCCGCCGGTGGGTGGGGCCGCGGCATCCGTCTTCACATATTAGCGATGTGGGTAGAGGTTGTTAAGTAGAGGGTAGTCATTGATCGGTACATTAACAGTAGATGTATTCAACGCGTacattattatcttttttttttttttaatattgtaaataatttaaatcaaCCTATATTTTATGCAATCAttcttaattaaaattttatttataatcgTTAATAATTTATAGTTTCCAATAGAAAAACTTTTAGATCTATCTCTACCTCTCCAAATCTTCTTGAGTTTGTAGTGTCATAGCAAATGACATTTTGTTCGTCCATAGCAGATATCGATTCTGTAAAACCCTGCAAAAAAGAAACTTGGGAGCTGTGAAGTATTCTGCAATATTGGCGTGGCCACTGTTCCTTTGGAATGGAACCTTTAAAGAGGGAGGACGAGAGTTCCATTAGGAGAAGATGTACAGCTGCAGGGCTTACAAAGAAGAGTtggggtcatatatatatatgtacattgtAGATAAACTAGTTCACCACCACCAGTTACAACCACACCTTCCATGTGCTGTCATCTTCTAGGGTTTCACCACTGTAAACTATTGATTATAGACTAATTCTGACAGACTTAATTAACCTAACAAGCGCGTCGATCGATACGATACAAGTTATTCCAATCATTCTCTAATCTCTCCCTTATCTACAGATCCAATCAAGTCTTGTTATTTACATGACATGCTTTCTCGCAGCAGGAATCCATGTGATGGAGACACTGAACCTTCCTTCCTTGCTCCGACCCTATGTAAAGCCAAAGTTTGCTCTCAGTGAAAACAGTGATGGCATGCATGTGTTTATGCTTCACCTGTGGAAGTTCATTGAATTATGTATCTTATCCTTCAAGACAACCCAATAGGATATTGAAGCTGCTCCATGTCATGAGAGTTTGACATGGGAAACCAGTAAGTTTGAAGGGTGAGATCAGCTGTCCACCTCCAGCACACCAGCTTTGCAAAGAGGCGTATCTTCCACCCCCTTAA
Protein-coding regions in this window:
- the LOC103984996 gene encoding uncharacterized protein LOC103984996, coding for MAQDFTLQEEEDEVFFDSRDYVSSVSDSCPGSLADNGLFPEDQFISWPRVVPQVWIKDPVSVRERRDKFMKIFGVDMMNSSPEESDSPDEELKVDGDIEPDIGRVMSDSGAVLRSPCSGGNCSMSSLSNEEMGASCSANNLGKDGSLRSLHEVGYNRSSTLHELERNFGPSSLTQQLMRKEDDASIISKKSVERTKIGWLRRLGAAACMLDRQGDKCSSNFSNFCRGGSTKTQRVKVHPYKKRSKELSAVYKRQDFKAHNGAILTMKFSPDGQYLATGGEDGVVRVWYVTECERTDEKDILGDDPSCIYFTVNDTSELTPLYVDEEKKLKSRSTRITSDPVCVVIPPEAFQLSEEPLHEFHGHDGDVLDISWSNNKCLLSSSMDKTVRMWQVGSEDCVKIFPHNDYVTCVQFNPINEAYFISGSVDGKVRIWEISVCRVVGWVDTREIVTAVCYRPDGKGAVIGTMAGNCRFYDASDNHLQLDAQVSLQGKKKSSKRITGFQFCPSNPHKLMVSSADSQIRIFDGIDVVSKFKCIQNSGSQVSASFTADGQHIFSASEDSNVYMWSHHASDVAPTSHHVKSTWSSERFISSNASIVIPWCGLQCRKSGTNTSEVPHLQKDVFRENAGLLGYDFNCHIKDLIGKYTLNLSPSSCFSLSHEFLESLRKSSATWPEEKLPSNFVASTFYKSHYKSLKTFRQTTSHAWGQVIVAAGSDGWIRSYQNYGLPQHL